The following proteins are encoded in a genomic region of Natrinema sp. DC36:
- a CDS encoding flavin reductase family protein produces MDEFAPSDRTEREIARLVKTVVTPRPIAWISTVSDAGVDNLAPFSSYNYVSLTEPTVLFNTPNGSRSELKDTARNALESGEFVVNIVTEADIERMDHTSAALPEDESEFDLADVERGESRTVSAPRVADAVVSMECTLHDSIEVHDKLMILGDVQYVHVDDELLTDGQIDMRDLDTVGRLGGPYYTVSDPLPFERQF; encoded by the coding sequence ATGGACGAATTCGCTCCCTCGGACCGTACGGAACGCGAGATCGCGCGTCTGGTCAAAACCGTCGTCACCCCGCGACCGATCGCCTGGATCAGTACGGTGAGCGACGCGGGCGTCGATAACCTTGCGCCGTTCAGTTCGTACAACTACGTCTCCCTGACGGAGCCCACCGTGCTGTTCAACACGCCCAACGGATCCCGCAGCGAGCTGAAGGATACGGCCCGCAACGCGCTCGAGAGCGGTGAGTTCGTCGTCAATATCGTCACGGAAGCCGATATCGAGCGGATGGACCACACCTCCGCGGCCCTTCCGGAAGACGAGAGTGAGTTCGACCTCGCCGATGTCGAACGCGGGGAGTCGCGAACGGTTTCAGCGCCCCGCGTGGCGGACGCGGTCGTGTCGATGGAGTGTACGCTCCACGATTCGATCGAGGTCCACGACAAGCTGATGATCCTCGGCGACGTTCAGTACGTCCACGTCGACGATGAGCTCTTGACCGACGGCCAGATCGATATGCGCGATCTCGATACCGTCGGCCGACTCGGCGGGCCATACTATACTGTCTCCGATCCGCTGCCGTTCGAGCGGCAGTTCTGA
- a CDS encoding DUF488 family protein — MARGTLTDTYVAAIQHELVDLPADAIRVGVVRQPTSWFHAAVDENIPALGPPTDLLESMREAEEDMKMQGLCEEGAHNAAWDQVGFGEAYREYLENADEAQAAVAALNDRLSSGESLALVCYENTEKKRCHRTILGEFLEAQA, encoded by the coding sequence ATGGCTCGAGGGACGCTTACGGACACCTACGTCGCTGCGATCCAACACGAACTGGTCGATTTGCCGGCGGATGCGATACGTGTGGGTGTCGTTCGACAACCGACGTCGTGGTTCCACGCGGCAGTCGACGAGAACATCCCAGCGCTCGGGCCGCCCACGGACTTGCTCGAGTCGATGCGCGAGGCCGAGGAGGACATGAAGATGCAGGGCCTCTGCGAGGAGGGAGCCCACAACGCCGCGTGGGACCAGGTCGGGTTCGGTGAGGCGTATCGCGAGTACCTCGAGAACGCTGACGAGGCGCAGGCGGCGGTCGCTGCGCTGAACGATCGGCTGTCATCCGGCGAGTCGCTGGCGCTGGTCTGCTACGAGAACACCGAGAAGAAGCGGTGTCACCGGACGATTCTCGGGGAGTTCCTCGAGGCGCAGGCTTGA
- the cdd gene encoding cytidine deaminase, producing the protein MTASDLIDAARDVQERAHVPYSEYRVGAALETADGEVFVGCNLENANFSNSLHAEEVAIAEAVKNGHRDFTRLAVSSGRRDGVTPCGMCRQTLAEFCDDDLVVSCDEGEGEEPTEYTLGELLPNTISQETLE; encoded by the coding sequence ATGACGGCCAGCGATCTCATCGACGCCGCTCGCGACGTCCAGGAACGCGCCCACGTCCCCTACTCCGAGTACCGGGTGGGTGCTGCCCTCGAAACCGCTGACGGCGAGGTCTTCGTGGGCTGCAATCTCGAGAACGCGAACTTCAGCAACAGCCTCCACGCGGAGGAGGTCGCGATCGCGGAGGCAGTCAAGAACGGCCACCGCGACTTTACGCGACTCGCGGTGAGTTCGGGGCGCCGCGACGGCGTCACACCCTGTGGAATGTGTCGCCAGACGCTCGCGGAGTTCTGCGACGACGACCTCGTCGTCTCCTGTGACGAGGGCGAGGGGGAGGAGCCGACCGAGTACACGCTCGGGGAACTGCTGCCGAACACGATCAGTCAGGAAACGCTCGAGTAA